CCTTATTTATATATACTATTTATAGACGAGCAGATTTTATCACAAGCTATGCTAAAATTAACTTAAATTCACATACACAAATTCATTTATAGGGGAGGTAATTTATTGAGCCTCGTATATTTTATTTTATGGGTAATATTTAACGGACGCATGACACTTGAAATTTTTATATCGGGTGTAATTATTGCGCTGCTGCTCGATTTATTCGTGAAAAGAGTCCTAAAGATTAATTTTTCCGGCTCGTTCGTGAATTTCTTGACTCTCTTGCCCTATGCGCTGCTTTATGCCGTAGTGTTATTAATTGAGATAGTGCGGGCAAATTTCGCAATTATAAAATTAGTTCTCGCTCCTGATATTGAAGTTGAGCCGTGTCTTGTGAGATTTAATACTCCGTTAAAGACTCAGGCGGCAAGGGCTGCACTCGCGAATTCTATAACTCTAACGCCGGGAACTATTACAGTTTCTCTTGCCGGGAATCAATTATTAGTACATGCCCTGAATCGTGAAATAGCACACGGACTTGAAGGCAGCTTGTTCGAGAGGCTTTTGTCAATGATGGAGGCGAGAGTTAATGCTTGAGATTTCCGGGTATTTCCGGGTGGGGAAAGAGCGCGAGAAAACGGGCACGGGGTTTTCTCGCATACAGGGAATAAAAAATTTTACAGCTATAACAAGAGGGCGATAATCAATGCTTGAAATAAATTTATTTGCATGGACAACGGGCGGGAATTTCTCTCACTCGTATTTACACACTAAAAAATTTTACAGCTAAACGAACGGAGGGCGATGATTCATGCTTGATAATTGCTTTGCGATAAATTTATTTGATGACGGCGTATTTATGGGCGGGAATTTTCTCTCACTCGTATTCACGAAATAAAAATTTTTACAGCTATAACAAGAGGGCGATATTAATGCTTGAGATAAATTTATTTGCATGGAAACGGGCGGGAATTTCTCTCACTCACATTCACGAAATAAAAAATTTTTGCACTATTACACGAACGGAGGAGCGATAATTAATGCTTCCTAATGCTGAAGAGTTACAGAGATATTTACTAATTGGCAGCGTCATATTTTTGTCGATTACTATTTTTATATGCTTGCTTA
This window of the Synergistaceae bacterium genome carries:
- a CDS encoding Na+/H+ antiporter subunit E; the encoded protein is MSLVYFILWVIFNGRMTLEIFISGVIIALLLDLFVKRVLKINFSGSFVNFLTLLPYALLYAVVLLIEIVRANFAIIKLVLAPDIEVEPCLVRFNTPLKTQAARAALANSITLTPGTITVSLAGNQLLVHALNREIAHGLEGSLFERLLSMMEARVNA